A stretch of the Nematostella vectensis chromosome 1, jaNemVect1.1, whole genome shotgun sequence genome encodes the following:
- the LOC5517430 gene encoding carboxypeptidase B-like, with the protein MRSAVILLFLAIGAASAGPMGRVLRLTPSSKAQLDFIASLDSNTDFELDFWTHPAEVGVPVDIRVTHDDYAKLAKLLASKSIVFTIQIPDLDALSSKQNPPASRSSGFDYQKYNTFQAIYTEMDNLVRQHSQLATMQNLGNTYEGRPMKAVKISSGRGKKTFFMNCGIHAREWITQATCMYMLNQILYKYGKDQTVTAMLDKMDFVIMPILNVDGYVYTHTHNRMWRKTRKPYGGCYGADPNRNWSFKWGGVGTSSDPCRDTYRGPRPFSEVEALNVARYLYRNRKSLIGYMDIHAYSQLWMTSWGFNRAYPPAYNTKVKPAGQKAVEALRKVYGTHYRLGPSSIIIYATSGGTMDWATGVLGIEYSYGLELRDEGKYGFVLPANQILPTGVETFAAIKAMVQEMKV; encoded by the exons GGGTCGCGTTTTGCGGCTGACTCCTTCATCAAAGGCGCAGTTAGACTTTATTGCATCTCTCGACAGCAACACA GACTTTGAGTTGGATTTCTGGACTCACCCAGCGGAAGTGGGTGTCCCTGTGGATATCCGCGTGACGCACGATGACTATGCCAAGCTGGCCAAGCTTTTGGCCTCTAAAAGCATCGTGTTCACCATACAGATTCCCGACCTCGACGCTCTCAGCAGCAAACAGAACCCACCTGCTTCACGCTCATCTGGCTTTGACTACCAGAAATACAACACTTTCCAAGCG ATCTATACTGAGATGGATAATCTGGTGCGACAACACTCCCAACTCGCCACCATGCAGAACCTGGGAAACACCTATGAGGGCCGACCAATGAAAGCCGTCAAG ATCAGCTCAGGAAGAGGGAAGAAGACGTTCTTCATGAATTGCGGCATTCACGCCCGTGAATGGATCACTCAGGCGACTTGCATGTACATGTTGAACCAG atattatataagtatGGTAAGGACCAGACAGTCACGGCGATGCTGGACAAAATGGACTTCGTTATCATGCCTATCCTCAACGTTGATGGATACGTGTATACCCACACACAC AACCGCATGTGGAGGAAGACACGCAAGCCTTACGGAGGATGCTATGGAGCAGACCCAAACAGAAACTGGAGCTTCAAGTGGGGAG GTGTCGGTACAAGCTCTGATCCTTGCCGAGACACTTACCGTGGACCCAGGCCCTTCTCGGAAGTGGAAGCGTTGAACGTTGCTCGCTACCTGTACCGGAACCGGAAGTCACTTATCGGCTACATGGATATTCACGCGTACAGCCAGCTCTGGATGACGTCATGGGGTTTCAACAGGGCGTATCCCCCGGCATATAACACTAAAGTG AAACCTGCAGGACAAAAGGCTGTAGAGGCATTGCGAAAGGTGTATGGCACACACTACAGACTGGGACCATCCTCTATCATCATCT ATGCAACCTCTGGCGGAACCATGGACTGGGCAACCGGTGTACTTGGCATCGAATACTCGTATGGATTGGAACTGAGGGACGAGGGAAAGTACGGATTCGTTCTACCCGCCAATCAGATCCTGCCAACAGGAGTCGAGACGTTTGCCGCTATTAAAGCCATGGTACAGGAAATGAAAGTCTAA